The Brassica rapa cultivar Chiifu-401-42 chromosome A10, CAAS_Brap_v3.01, whole genome shotgun sequence genome segment TTAGCTCATCAGATATTGGCCACTCCGTTGTTCAAGTTATGCCTCTTCCGTTTACCGATTCAACGGAGCAACGTCTGCATCTGATAGCTGATACCGATGGACATGTTCACTTGTATCCGAAAACCTCAGAGGCTCTCAGCATCTTTCAACGCGAGTTTCAGAATGTGTATTGGTACAATGTGGAGGGTGATGATGGTATTGTCAGAGGACACGGTATGAAGAGCAGTTGCTCTGGTGAGACAGCAGATGAGTACTGCTTTACTACAAGGGAGCTTTGGACTGTTGTGTTTCCTTCGGAATCTGAGAAGATCATTTCGACACTAACACGAAAACCAAACGAGGTATTAAATATTGGTTTTCTAGTCATCAAatgctttattttatttaaatgtgTGAGTTGATTGTATTTTTCCAGGTTGTTCATACGCAAGCCAAAGTCAGCACAGACCAAGACGTGTTGTATAAATACGTATCGAGAAACTTGCTGTTTGTTGCTACTGTGTCACCAAAAGGAGCTGGTGAGATTGGTTCGGTTACACCAGAGGAGTCAGCACTTGTAGTATACCTCATTGACACCGTCACTGGGCGTATACTTCACCGTTTGTCACATCAAGGCTGCCAAGGGCCAGTTCATGCTGTAGCTTCTCATCTCATATCTTTTTGTAAATAGATTCAATGCAACTTTCTTAaccttttaaaaattgtttgcaGGTGTTTAGTGAGAATTGGGTTGTTTACCACTACTTCAATCTCCGAGCTCACAAGTACGAGGTTACGGTGGTGGAGATATATGATCAGTCCCGGGCGGTATGGCTTCATATCCAAAACATTTTATAAGTTGATTTGAATGTTCTTTGCTCAACACtgtaaattttttatttgcAGGAGAATAAAAATGTGTGGAAACTCGTTCTTGGAAAGCACAATCTAACAGCACCAATCTCTTCATACTCAAGACCAGAGATGTTCACAAAGTCACAGTCATACTTCTTCCCTCAGTCAGTGAAAACAATCGCTGTGACATTAACAGCAAAGGGTATCACTTCAAAGCAGCTTCTCATTGGTACCATCGGTGATCAGGTTTGTAGATTACATATCACATCATATATAATACTTTATGGATTAGCAAACTGACTGTTCCAATGAATGAATAGATATTGGCACTTGATAAACGATTTGTGGATCCAAGACGGACACTTAACCCCTCACAAGCTGAGAAAGAAGAAGGAATCATCCCTCTCACGGATTCATTACCCATAATTCCTCAGGTTCACTTATATTTCACAGTCCTTGTTTTTTCGATTGTATCAATTCTTATGCGCTTTTGTTATGTTTCACAGTCATACATCACACACTCCCTCAAAGTAGAAGGCTTAAGAGGCATAGTAACAGCTCCAGCCAAGCTAGAGTCAACAACACACGTCTTTGCCTATGGAGTGGATCTCTTCTACACAAGACTTGCTCCTTCAAAGACCTACGACTCGCTGACAGACGATTTCAGCTACGCACTTCTTTTGATCACGATTGTGGCTCTCGTTGCAGCCATCTACATCACTTGGGCCCTGTCGGAGAAGAAGGAACTAAGTGAAAAATGGAGGTGATTGGATCCTTCAGAAGTTTTAAACCCTCTCTTTGGCTTTTCACGGTTGGAGAATGttcatggaaaaaaaaaatattggctTAACTAAATTCTTAATGTTAGGCTTTGGAAATTGAGTACTTAACATATTCTTGTTTGTGACTTCTGTCACATTAGTCTTGCGTTGAAccttttgaaattttgaagtttatagATTCACTCATAATTTTGAAATTGAGTACTTaacataatatgtttttaaagcatacgaaaaaaataaaatatttttgataaagaatgaaaaatttaaactcactttatattttaaaactaaaaaatgaaacaatttttttttgaaaattcacaTGTATTAACGATGGAAGTATCAAtcacaaattattttttgaaaaaaccaAAAGTTTATAGCTAATGGCCGGACTTTAAATTTTAGACCCAAAATATTTCCAAACCGGGCTAAACCGGATTCAATCTAAGTCCGTTGATATTTGAATCCGGTTTAGCCCGGTTTGGAAATATTTTGGGCCTAAAATTTAAAGTCCGGCCATTGGCTATaaagcttttgttttttttcgaAAAATAATTTGTGATTATTACTTCCATCGTTAATACAtgtgaattttcaaaaaaaaaaattgtttcattttttagttttaaaatataaagtgagtttaaattttttttctttatcaaaaatattttattttatttcgtatgctttaaaaacatattataaacaaaccaaatttaataagatttaaataataaaaaataaattaaaactaaatatataaaaaacaaaatttatgataaatttgGTCAAACGTTTCATATTTTGtcttttcaaataaaaatatgttgtacataaaaaaaaacatacatttgcaaaatttaaaatgtgacaCTTGTAATGATCAAACAATAAAATGCATTAAcaacttttatattttcttttaaaatgcattaacaacttttatattttctttatcaaacaacaaaatgcaataaaatttaaaatgtgacaTTTATGTTGTATTTATTTGGACTTCTTACGGTTAGGcttatttttattgttattttgggCTGATGAATTTGTATGTTTAATGCTGCCCGACGACCCATGAAGGAAAACCCTAACTCATATGAAGGGGAAAAAAATTTGGGGTCGGACACTCCTCTTCCTTTTTCTTCAAGTCCCCTCTCCCACTACGTAACATTTAATTTTCTCTACCACTACCTTGTATGAATTTCAGTGATCAATCCTATAAATAGTGACGATAAATTCCCCAAATTTCATTGCCTCACACAATTCCTTCATATTGCTAAAAAAAAAGCGTCTTCACCACAAATAATCATTCACACAATTGCTTCCTGGACAAGAATAAGCTTAAACAGCTGGAATGGTTACTTCCCACCCCACTATCCGATGTGAAAAGGTTGGCTTTCTCATCTTCCCTATTATTTTCCATTTAAAAATTGTGGTCACTGATTATCTTCACCCTATATATTTGGTTAGCTATATGCAACAACGTACAGATTTAGATTCAAGAGTTCTCCAGAAGAAATTCGTGTTTGCCGTAGTGTAACCCTATAGGAAAAGTTAGAGATGCACATAATTTTCCGTTTTTTGTAGGATTGATACGTCTAAAAATCCAAATGAGTTTTTCAGAGAACACCATTTACGAAAATGGAACCCATGTGGGACCTATAGACTGAGTCAATCATATAACGTAACAAAATGTTTTATAGTTATTGGATCTTTTGTTTGAGAGTGAAAATAGATGATGAAAGATGAGATAATGTTGATGTCAAAGAAGTTTAATCCACAtctctgtttttatttattcCTTTTGTTCTGTTATCTCTTATCTGTCTCAAATCTAAATCATATTTAAAAAGAGACTGTCTTCTGCTTTTAACTCCTCTCTGTATTGATTTTGTGAATAAACACGTTTACCATTGCTTTCAGGAATTGTAAGATGATTCCTTACGCTGCTGGTGTCATTGTCCCTCTAGCTTTAACCCTTTTGTTCCGCAACGCTAAGAAAGACGAGAAACGAGGACGTCGGTGGAGAGCCAGGTCATACCGTTAGGAACCACCGGTTCAAAGATCCCGTCTGGGAAGACATCTCCACTCTCCCAGAGCTCTTCGAGATCTCGTGCAAGAACCACAGCTACAGGTTTTCCCTCGGGACCAGGAGGCTGCTCGCTAGAGAGGTCGAGACTAGCGAACACGGGAAAGTGTTTGAGAAACTTCATTTGGTGATTATGAGTGCAAGACATTCGGGCAGCCGCTTGAAGCTGTGTGTAGTTTTGCTTCTGGTTTGGTTCAGATTGGACACAAGTCGGAGGAACGAGTCGCCATTTTTGCGGATATGAGAGAAGAGTGGTTCATTGCGTTACAGGGTTGCTTCAGGCGCAACGTCATTGTGGTTACTATCTATTTATCTTTGGGAGAGGAAGAAGCTCTTTGTCACTCGCTCAATGAGGTTAGCTCTTTGCTTCTCTTCTCTGTTTGGCCATTTAAGTTAATTTAAATGGAATACATTATATTTGACCAAGCTGAGTTATCTTTTTTACATTTCTTTTGCAGATATGTTGATTGTGTTCATGGCAACCCACAAACAAGAAATATAGAGTTACATCGTTTCTTGAAGCTGAATCACcggttaaatttttttgttgtaatgGTAAAGTGGTTGAATTGTAGTCCTAAACAAAAGTATAGATCGGAAACAGAACTAGATGGAGAGATATCTTTGAAGAAGACATTAAGCTTAATGCCTGGCTCCGAACCAGCGTTCAAGAGAGCTGGagacaattaaaaataattgcGGTGTTCAACAACatgcaagaaaaaaaacaatttctatATGTCTTCATCATCTTTATTGTTTAgttgaatattttttagttccataaaataaaaaaaattatttaaaatataaaattaactacattgatttttttaacaatatcataattcatttataaaaacaaaaaataaataaattaaatttttttgttaaaaataaataaacaaatagaaaaaaaacaaagctatttacttaataaaaaataaacaaaaccgCGTTTTAAAAGTCATAGATTACGTCGAAGGTATTTTCTTTACAGCTATGCAACAACCTTAAAACATTTGGAATATTTGAACTATAAATTACTTAATATACATGTAAGTgttcatttataataaaaagaaaagaaaatagattTAGACTATCAAAATTTGAATCAACTATCCTATATCAAACATGAACTGTAACAAAATGCAATCATATAATGCCCAAACCAAACTTGCACATTATAATCATCATAATCAAATCCCCACTCTTGAGAGCTCAAATAAGAGCAACCCACAACTAACCAACCAATCATAGATtcttaattatcaaaaaacATACAACAAAAACGATCACCTACACCTCATTCACCCAATGTAATATGTTATACGCTGCAATCTATTAATATACTTACAAACAAGTAAATCAAACATAATTAATCTTAACATACATAATTCTTACACACACCCTAACTTTATGTAAAACCATAAACGCTATTACATACTGTTTTTACAAAAGCTTACATAAAACACACgcaaacaaaaaatacaattatatagtTACATACTTCACACATCATGTTTACCAATTTCATTTTACTTACTTCTCTTGCAATTTGATCAAACAATCTTTTTACCTTTCCCACTCAACAATTTAGCTAAAAGAATTGATTTCTTCAGTCAGCCTAATAAAATAACTTCGGTACTCTATCAAACGGAAATCATATAGCCGTAAAGGTTTCTCTTATGATCCATGGGTTTAACAAGGTTTCTCTATTGTGTTTGATTTTGatcaatttaatttataatactCAAGATTTAAATTTAGAGAAGTGTTAAAAGTATTATAACACTATAAAAATTTCAACTCTGAATCAAATCAGCGATTATACTGAATATGTTCACATATCGTTTTTagttatataactaaaatttgaTGTAGACAACACTGATTGTTTAACATAATCACACTCATaactaaatgaaaataaaaaaaaatttacacacAAATTATATCACTGATAAAAACTAATACATCACATCATACGGGTAGCACGGACCACCATAGGTAAACAAAATTCTCAACACTCAATTTCTTTCTCTATAACTATGACTTTCAAAATTTCCCATCAAAATCACTTAAATGGTGCAAGTGTGTAAGGCATAAAGTTGTAAGCTAGAAAAAACCAGTGAATATACACACTTTCTTGAAGATTGATTTAAGAAGATAGGCTAAAAAAGTTCATATAAACCCCACTCAATAagtatttatatttagttatatcTTTATTAGTCAGTCCGTTTACATTTCCAAATAGTACTTAAGCTATTCGTCTACACAAGAAATATACACACATTGCATTTttcaataaataatatttgaatTCTTAATAGTAACTAAATATAGAATTCTTAATGGTAACTAAATATCTGACTTTCTTTCAAAAGTGTTGCAACAGTTCTAATAATAACTTTCTCATCTTAAATAAATTGCAACATCATCAAACGACTAATACAAAATCACCACACCATTGTAAACTACTACAAATGGAATTATCTTTCATAAGTAATATTTTTGGATCAAAACTCTTAAGTGCGAAcgtaaaattagtttttaaacaAGAAGATAAACACTGTTCGgcataataaaattgtttttattataactttccgtccgtagggcgggccgaccctagtataaGTTAAAGTATAAAACTTGAGGTTTTCGGATTGGTTCTAGTTCAAATGGATTTATACctaaaatacccaaaatttaaatgggtATATCCCAAAAGACCCATATTTTTTTTGAGcttataaaactaaatctaaactCAGTAGTTTTTAGGACTGAGCAGATTTGGGCCGTGTACTTCGGCTCTACTCGACATGTCTAACCGTATATATATTCCTAGATCCCTTGCATAGTATACATGCCAATGAcagtagtaataataataattatatggtTTAATACGAGTGATAATCTTAGGAAGAGTCCATGTGTAAACGACCTGACAAATTTGGTGCGAAACAATTATTTTTCGTACTATTTAAAGAAGAGACACTTCGCTTCACTTCACTTAATAAGTGCTCCAATCATTATTCCAGCGATGATGAAAGCAAACCAGAAAGCGAAACCACACGCGCCACCGCGTCCTCTCTTCTCCTGCGGCTTCTTCCGCCGCTGCACACAGTCCGTCCTCAGTCCAACCTCTCCTCACCGTAAGCCAACCACCACCCCTTCCTCCTCTTCATCCTCATCAACCTCCACCTCTCAAAGCTTCACTCAATGGCGTTTCCCGCATCACGCTGACCAAACTCCATCCACCGTCACTCTTCCTCCCACTCCTCCCCCTCCGCCGCCTCTTCCGGTCGCCACCACTCTCCAAGAAACGTTCCAGATCGCTGAGCTTCACCTCGCATCCGTCTCCCAGTCCGACAAGCTCCTCGCTCTCCAGCTGCTCGAGCGAGTCGTCGTACCCGACCCGCCGTCGAATCCGACTTGCCCGCCGGGTCTCATGCGAGGCCTCGTCTCTTGCCTCCGCAGCAACAACATCGTAACCGCCAAATACGTCACCAAGATCCTCCTCGCGCTCTGCCTCGCCGAAGGTAACCGACAAGTGGCGGTCGAGGCGGGAGCCGCTCGAGCGGTGGTGGAGACTGCGGCGGGGTTAGAGATCTCTGCGGTGGAACGCGCCTTAGCTGCGCTTGAGCTCATGTGCACGACGGCGGAAGGTGCGGCGGAGGTTCGTGGCCACGCGATGACGGTGCCGGCCATGGTGGCGGTGATGGCGAGGCTGACCGGGAGGGGGAGGGAAAACGCCATAAGCATACTTGCGGTTGTATACGGAAGAGGAGGAGTTGACGGCGAAGAGATTGCGGTGGCGCCGGCGGAGGAAGTGGCGAGGGCGGTGGCTCTGGCGCTTGAAGGAGAGTGTACGGCGAGAGGGAGAAGAAAAGGGGCTCACCTGTTGAAGACCCTTGAGGAATATGGACGGTTAGATCTGAGTCAGAATGGGTcatgagaaaaaataaaatctaacgGCTGAGATTATGTCAGATAAAATAATTCTGAAAGCTAGTTTGATGTCACGGGCTTGTTGTTCTTTTGTTAAAGAAGTGTGGGCCTCGGCCTCTGTCTCCCCCTTTCTATGTGCATAATAATGCATAATATGAATTGTTTTTCCTAAATAAGTTTTCAACGACGAAATTAAATTACTAGAATTTACTGCTGAATATAAAGTTCCATATTTATTTGGTAGATTATATTAGCAACCAACCGAGTTGTAAATTTCGAACgaccgaatttttttttttgctatggtTGCTAATACATAATGTATATTGATATCATTATTCGACAAATAAATATGGAACttcatttatgttttcaaaaaaaaaaatggaacttCATTTATTCAACATGATCATATATTAGCAACCATATTATAAGTTATATCcttatatattgaaatattattttgttttttatatgaaaattctaGAATCAACTAAGATAGGTATCtcatatgaatttttaaaatatagtgaAATAAAGATAGTGTAGTTAATTACGTTGAATATATTCAAATTCATGAGGAACttctttaaataatttttttttataaacccaAGCATATAGATTTAAGTTGAGAATCCCATGATAAAACTCTCTGTTGGACATGTTATTATACAAACTGAACATCGTTTTTTGCTTCAAATAtccagaaaacaaaaagaaagccGACAACATACGTCATTTGGTATTTCCTAGAAATCAGAATTAATATAGACGAATGTATTGTTCAATTAAAAA includes the following:
- the LOC103846709 gene encoding uncharacterized protein LOC103846709 — translated: MPMTVVIIIIIWFNTSDNLRKSPCVNDLTNLVRNNYFSYYLKKRHFASLHLISAPIIIPAMMKANQKAKPHAPPRPLFSCGFFRRCTQSVLSPTSPHRKPTTTPSSSSSSSTSTSQSFTQWRFPHHADQTPSTVTLPPTPPPPPPLPVATTLQETFQIAELHLASVSQSDKLLALQLLERVVVPDPPSNPTCPPGLMRGLVSCLRSNNIVTAKYVTKILLALCLAEGNRQVAVEAGAARAVVETAAGLEISAVERALAALELMCTTAEGAAEVRGHAMTVPAMVAVMARLTGRGRENAISILAVVYGRGGVDGEEIAVAPAEEVARAVALALEGECTARGRRKGAHLLKTLEEYGRLDLSQNGS